The Epinephelus lanceolatus isolate andai-2023 chromosome 11, ASM4190304v1, whole genome shotgun sequence genome window below encodes:
- the ins gene encoding insulin — protein MAALWLQSVSLLVLLVVSWPSSQAATAPQHLCGSHLVDALYLVCGDRGFFYNPKRDVDPLMGFLPPKVGGAAAAGGENEVAEFAYKDQMEMMVKRGIVEQCCHRPCNIFDLQNYCN, from the exons ATGGCGGCTCTGTGGCtccagtctgtctctctgctggtCTTACTGGTCGTGTCGTGGCCGAGCTCTCAGGCTGCCACGGCGCCGCAGCACCTGTGTGGCTCTCACCTGGTGGACGCGCTCTACCTGGTCTGTGGGGACAGAGGCTTCTTCTACAACCCCAAGAGAGACGTGGACCCTCTGATGG GTTTCCTCCCTCCAAAGGTGGGCGGAGCAGCGGCGGCAGGCGGCGAGAACGAGGTGGCGGAGTTCGCCTACAAGGACCAGATGGAGATGATGGTGAAGCGAGGCATCGTGGAGCAGTGCTGCCACCGACCCTGCAACATCTTCGACCTGCAGAACTACTGCAACTGA